Below is a window of Microcoleus sp. AS-A8 DNA.
CTTGTCCCAAGCACCAGAGCAGTGTGTGGAGAGTGTAGAGCGACTCATCGAGTTTTTGCAACAACAGAACATTTCGACAGAAGAAATTCAAAAGCAAGTCATTGGTAAAGTGATTATGAAGCGAGCTGAAGCGGATGGAATCTTCCAGAAACACCTGTTACGGTGGGAAGAAACGGCTTCGGAGGCAGCGCGTTTTTCGGTTGTGGGGCAAGCTGTACGTTTAGCGATCGCCATGATTGTATCAAATAACGCTCTTTTATAGCTCTAGAGACAGAACACTCCCGGTAATCTGGGCAAAATCGAACTTATATATAACTATTCTTTGCAGATATTCACTAATAGGATTCATGTAAAAATAACTAGGACAACTTATTCTGAGGTTGGATAATGAGAAGATAACTGGCATTGTCCCCAATTTTTAACTGTTATATAGCTAAATAGTATGAGTCACTTCTTCCGAATCTTTCTCAGCCTCGGTATTGCAGCAGTACTGCTTATCTTACCCTTAACGGCACAAACGAAAGCCGAATCTTTAGCGATTGTGCCTAGAAGTGCTATGGAATGGTTCAACTTGGGAGTAGAACAAATTCAAAACGACCAATACGAACCAGCTTTAGACGATTTTACCCAAGCGATTGAGTTAGATTCAGACTTGGCTGATGCTTACAGTAATCGGTGCTTAGTTTTTATTCACTTAGAAAATTACGCCCAAGCAACAGAAGATTGTTCGGCAGCACTAACACTCAATCATAACAATACAGAAGCCTATCTAAATCGAGGATTAGCTTACCATCGCCTGAGTAATTATGCAGGTGCAATTTCTGAATACAATCAGGTTATAGAACGAGAACCGGATGATTTACGGGCTTACTATAATCGAGGATTGGCACGTTTTGAACTGCAAGATTTTGAGGGAGCGATCGCAGATTACAATCAAGCCTTAAATAAGAGCGATCGCACTTCTAATCTACAACGGGTGGAAATATACAATGATCGCGGTTTAGCACGGCTAATGATGGGGAACTTTGACGGAGCGATCGCCGATTTTTCCTTAGCCATCAATCAAGATACAAATAATCACAGAGCTTTCTACAACCGAGCCTGTGCCTGTCACCGAATGGGTGATTTATCAAGTGCCATTCGAGACTTTACGGTAGCGCTAAAACTCGATCCGAACCGTGCTGAAGCTTATGTGAATCGGGGTATCATTCACCATGAATTAGGGTTTCAACAAGCTGCCTTGTCTGACCTGAAAGCGGCATCAAAACATTTTCATGAACAGGGGAATCGCGTGGCTTATCAACAAACGCTGGCGTTGATAGAGAGATTGCAGTTGCTGTTGCGCTCGTGGGATGATGCGATCGGGTAGGGGCGATCGTGCAGGCTAGCTAAACTGTAGGGAACATTGTCGTCCCCTCAAATGTTGCTCATTCACCTGAAAACAGCATTAGCTGCTCGACTTCAGCCGCTTTTTCGGTTAGGTCAAGTTCGCGGTAGAGTTGCAGACTCTCGGATAAGAATTGGTGAGCGATCGCTTCAGCATTGGCTTGGTTGCGTTGGGCGCGTTTTAGGTAGATTTCGCCTAAGAGTTTGCGGGCGGCTGCTTCTAGTTTGCGACGGTTGTAGTCTTGGAAGATTTGCAGGGATTCTTGGGCGAGTGCTTCTGCTTGATTGAGGTTTTCTAGGGCACTGACTTCTAGATAGGCGCGTGCCATGTCGAGAGTTTCATCGGCTCGATCTACGGTTTCTCCGAGTTCGGTGAGGTAGGTTAAGCCTGTGTTGTAATAGGCTTCAAATTGGGCAATTTGTTCGGGTAGGGATGAGTCGTCGGGAGCTAACAGGCGTAGGCGTTCTGAGTAGAGTAAGCCAAGGGCGGTGTAGTCGTAGGCGAGGTTTTCTTTGTAGTCGCCTGCGGTATTGAGTTGGATGGCTGGACGGATGTTTTGTTCGGCTTGGGTGAGTAAGTTGGAGGCTTCTGCTGTGTCTGGGGTATTTTTTGCTAGTAAGCGTTGGCTGTTAGCAATTGCTCGAAAATTCCAAGCTGAGCCTTGCTCCAAGCCTAGCTTTTGACAAAGGGTAAGGCTCTGTTGGCAATACTCTATTGCCTGCTCATATTTACCCCAGTCGCCATAGCAAGCAGCTAGCAGACTCCATAACTTAGCCACATCCTGCTCTTGACCCAACTGCATCAGCCTGCGGCTTTCTTGCTCAAACACCTCATCCAACCCATCCAGCAGCATCAAGCACTGCCCTTGGCGCATCTGTTCACACAGCAATTGATGAATATCCGCCTCTTCCCCCCCTTGTGAATTAAACGGCATACCCTCCTCTAACTCCAGCTCCCCCCTTAATAAGGGGGGTTGGGGGGATATCCCCTCAGAGTGCAAGGAGGGAGCTAAATCGGGGTGAGCATTCCTCTCTGGCTCCCCCCTTTTTAACCGAAGCTTTAGTGAGGAGGGCAGGGGGGGATCTAAATCTGGGGGAGAGGTTATCGCCTCAGCCCCAGTCTTAAAGTAAGCTTCCCACTGCCGATAAAACTGCCGCAAATAGTCCAACAAACTCAAATCCGGTTCCTGAGCCAACCGCTCCGCATAGTCAGCAATGCGAAAGAAAATCGGCAACAGAGATTTCCCCAACTCCTCCTGCCCTTCACCACCTGCAACGAACTCCATCCCATCCCGCTTAGCCATGCCAAAATGCAGCGCCAGATACCGCAACAGCGTCGTCTTCCCCGCACCTGGCGCACCCAAAATCACACAGTACTGGTTCTCCCGCACCGCCTGCGACAAATCAACCTTTTGCGTCACCGTCTTAGTACTAACAGCATCGGGCACAAAATCCGGCACCAACGGCTCAAACTCATCCAGCAACTCAAACTCATCCAGCGCCGAACCCCCACGCCTCCCTTTACCCACATGCCGCGAAGTCATCACCTCCCATTCCCGATACCCTCGCTCCGAGGTTTCCGTCACCTGCTGTCGCCGTACCGCTTGTAACGACACATAAATCTGATCCAGAAAAATATCCACCTGGCGCTGCACCTGCATCACACCACTGATTTTGAGATACGAATTCTCCGCAATCAGCCACTCCAAATAAGGATAAAACAAAGGATTGAAAACGGGACGCGCCTCAAACTGCACCACCTTCCCCCGCCAATCCCAAAAATCTGGCGCACGGTTGCGAAACTCATCTAAAAACTCAACCTTATTCAGCCAAAAAATCAGCACCAATTCCCGCTTAAACAGCGAATCTCTCCCTAAACGAACTTCTTGTACAGCTTCCTGAGCCGCATCCAAATCCACATAAATTAATTTTCTCCTCAAAGCCACCTCACAGGCAGTACGAGCAAGCCGCACCAAATCCCGCATTACACCTCCACTCTTTTCACAAATTAGCTCCAGCGCATCGGGATTAAACAAACTTTTGTACTTATCTCCTAATCGTGCCAATCGCTTGTTAATCACACTAATAAGCAGCTCTCGTCCTAATTGATTAGGATTTGTTGTCGGAGCAAGATTTTGACCACAATCAAAAACAGGAGGATTCGTCAAATCTAGGCATTTTTGAAAACTCTCCATCGGCTGACGAAAGCTAGGCGAGTATCTCAGCGCACTGTGGACGGGTCGTGTAATCTTTCGGGTCATACCCGTTTTAGGCAAGTATAGCCGAGACATCTGAAGCTGTTGGTGAAGCGCGATCGCAAAAGCCTAACAAATCCTTGTTCACACCAACGGCTGATTCCCTCAATCTTTGAACTTGGGACAATCAACCTATAGGCTTGTTCGGACTTCACCAGGAAAGTCAATGAGCGACGAGCACAAGGTAAGGGAATGATTAAATCTTGGATGGTGATCGGGGCTGTGGCTCTAACAGTAGTTTTGGGTGGTGGATTAATTACACCCGACGGTGCTAGATGGTTCAACCGCCTACAGCGTCCGAGATGGCTAACGTTTGAAGCAGCCATTCCCTTTATCTGGACTGTTATTTATATTTGCGCGGCTTGGTCAGCTTATATTGTTTGGGAAAATGCCCCAGGTAGGACTAACACTTGGTGGTTGATGGGCTTATATTTTCTGTTAGAAATAGTTACCACCGCCTATACACCCGTGATGTTCAGACTCCGTAGCCTCAAGGTAGGTACGATTATTGGTGGTGCTGGTGCTGTGATAGGCATTATCTTGGCAGTACTTGTCTGGCCTATTTCAAGGTGGGCTTCTTTGTTACTACTGCCCTACGTGATTTGGAGTCCCATTGGGACTTATACCACCTGGGAGATGATGCAACTCAATCCTGAAGATGCCTAAGTCTATGGCCTGGAAAAGCTAAAATCATGCGAATATTGCCGCCAAAGTTGTCAAAAAAACCCGATAATGAACAACTGTCTGTCTTTCTTTAGGGATAAGACTTTGGTAGGCGTTGGCGTCTTAGGGGGTGTGATGAATTTACTTCGAGGTAGATTACTGCTTTTGACTGAACAGCTCCCTAACCTAATCGAACAACTTTCTGATGAGAATTTGCAAGAGGCTTGGCTCGTCCTTCAGCCGCTTTACTATAACCTGTATATGCTCATCGCCATGCAAGAGTCGATGCGAACGGTAAGACCGGGGGATATGCTCACCCGTGAACAGGCGTTGCGATTCTTACAGTTTCCCTAAGATTACCGGATGATGATTGTCAACCAAGATTTGTAGTTTGGAGCCAGCACCCACCTTGTGAGCATAGAAGTGCGCTATGCCCGATCCTTTTTAGAAGATCTCAAAAATTTAGAGTCAGCGGCTTACCAACAGGTTTGCCACGTCGTCTTCGATCAGTTCATCGGACTCAAACAAATTCAAGACCTGCCAGAGCTGCACCGAATCAGCTCTGATGCAATTTTTTACAGATTTACCATCGACAACTACTTAGTCGGGATTGAAGTTACCGGTCAGATTGTGAAATTTTTGCGCGTTCTACCCAAACCCTATATTTGAGTCCTCTTAAACTTGTGATTGGCAAGACACGAAGTTTGAGAGCAATTAATTTATGGACGCCGCTACTCTTTGGCAACGCTACCAAGACTGGTTATTCTACCATAAAGAGTTGGAATTCTATCTCGATATCAGTCGTATGCGCTTTGATGAAGCTTTTGTCGAGGCATTGCGACCGAAATTTGAGAAGGCGTTTCAAAATATGGACGCTTTGGAGAAAGGTGACATCGCCAACCCAGATGAAAACCGCATGGTCGGTCACTACTGGCTACGAGACGCCGATTTAGCCCCAACTCCAGAACTGCGGGACGAAATCCTCAACACCCTCAAACAAATCGAAGACTTCACCGAAAAAATCCAGACGGGTGCCATCCATCCCTCTGGAAAGTCCCAATTCACCGATGTCCTGTCCATCGGCATTGGGGGTTCTGCCTTAGGGCCTGAGTTTGTGGCTGAAGCCTTAGCCCCCGTCTCTCCAGCACTCGCCATTCACTTTATTGACAATACCGATCCCGCTGGTATTGATAAAGTCATGGCTCAACTGCAAGACAAACTCGATAGCACCTTAGTCCTCGTTATCTCCAAGTCTGGAGGCACGCCGGAAACCCGTAACGGCATGATTGAGGTGAAAAAAGTCTACGAGTCCAAGAATTTGAACTTTGCGTCCCATGCCGTGGCAATCACTGGCACAGACAGCAACTTGGATCAACTCGCTAAATCTGAAGGTTGGCTAGCCAGCTTTCCTATGTACGACTGGGTGGGAGGGCGCACCTCAGAACTGTCAGCCGTGGGACTCCTCCCCGCCGCGCTGCAAGGCATTGACATCCGTGAAATGCTTGACGGTGCCAAGGAGATGGATGC
It encodes the following:
- a CDS encoding tetratricopeptide repeat protein, whose product is MSHFFRIFLSLGIAAVLLILPLTAQTKAESLAIVPRSAMEWFNLGVEQIQNDQYEPALDDFTQAIELDSDLADAYSNRCLVFIHLENYAQATEDCSAALTLNHNNTEAYLNRGLAYHRLSNYAGAISEYNQVIEREPDDLRAYYNRGLARFELQDFEGAIADYNQALNKSDRTSNLQRVEIYNDRGLARLMMGNFDGAIADFSLAINQDTNNHRAFYNRACACHRMGDLSSAIRDFTVALKLDPNRAEAYVNRGIIHHELGFQQAALSDLKAASKHFHEQGNRVAYQQTLALIERLQLLLRSWDDAIG
- a CDS encoding TspO/MBR family protein — protein: MIKSWMVIGAVALTVVLGGGLITPDGARWFNRLQRPRWLTFEAAIPFIWTVIYICAAWSAYIVWENAPGRTNTWWLMGLYFLLEIVTTAYTPVMFRLRSLKVGTIIGGAGAVIGIILAVLVWPISRWASLLLLPYVIWSPIGTYTTWEMMQLNPEDA
- a CDS encoding cytotoxic translational repressor of toxin-antitoxin stability system; translated protein: MSIEVRYARSFLEDLKNLESAAYQQVCHVVFDQFIGLKQIQDLPELHRISSDAIFYRFTIDNYLVGIEVTGQIVKFLRVLPKPYI
- a CDS encoding glucose-6-phosphate isomerase: MDAATLWQRYQDWLFYHKELEFYLDISRMRFDEAFVEALRPKFEKAFQNMDALEKGDIANPDENRMVGHYWLRDADLAPTPELRDEILNTLKQIEDFTEKIQTGAIHPSGKSQFTDVLSIGIGGSALGPEFVAEALAPVSPALAIHFIDNTDPAGIDKVMAQLQDKLDSTLVLVISKSGGTPETRNGMIEVKKVYESKNLNFASHAVAITGTDSNLDQLAKSEGWLASFPMYDWVGGRTSELSAVGLLPAALQGIDIREMLDGAKEMDAVTRIPKLEGNPAAMLALCWYFAGNGKGEKDMVVLPYKDSLLLFSRYLQQLVMESLGKEKDLEGNVVYQGIAVYGNKGSTDQHAYVQQLREGVANFFVTFIEVLEDRQGISPEVEPGVTSGDYLSGLLQGTRQALYENLRDSITVTIPQVNPRTVGALIALYERAVGLYGFLVNINAYHQPGVEAGKKAAAAVLDLQKQVMQVLQAEDAPLSLSELAQKIGTPERVESIYILLRHLQANQRGVVLEGNPGQPSSLKVSAS